One part of the Mytilus trossulus isolate FHL-02 chromosome 11, PNRI_Mtr1.1.1.hap1, whole genome shotgun sequence genome encodes these proteins:
- the LOC134690511 gene encoding zinc finger SWIM domain-containing protein 3-like gives MDVFRNGDRFYDFEDVLKKIREYEIATNTNFYRRDSRTIAAARKRGIKRNIKPELLFYSITFACIQGGKTHKNCSSGKRPNQRTFRQHCSSSISFLLSSDGHYLELKSINNEHNHDTSEALFKQLPRERRLPKEMTKEAESLISLKVNKKLLRDHLEQKTGKKVSLKEITNLQTIIKNRSKCHDVASLVKKLLIDHGTIVELFASEDNVLQGLFYQDKEMLQNFENYPEILFIDSTFKVNNLRMPLYVFLVEDSMGQSEIAGLCFLAAEEQQLVDHMGNLFKKFNPSYQKMKMIMADKDFIERETFRSVFPHSSLLICRFHVLKILVL, from the exons ATGGATGTTTTCAGAAATGGAGAccgtttttatgattttgaagatgttttgaagaaaataaggGAATACGAAATAGCTACCAATACTAATTTTTATCGGAGAGACTCAAGAACTATAGCAGCTGCACGAAAAAGAGGAATAAAACGGAATATTAAGCCAGAATTGCTATTTTACTCTATTACCTTTGCATGTATACAAGGAGGTAAAACGCATAAAAATTGTTCCTCGGGAAAAAGACCAAATCAAAG GACATTTAGGCAGCATTGCTCATCTAGCATCAGTTTCCTGTTGTCAAGTGATGGACACTACCTAGAATTGAAGTCTATTAACAATGAACATAATCATGACACTTCTGAG gcTCTGTTTAAACAACTGCCAAGAGAAAGAAGACTTCCAAAGGAAATGACTAAGGAGGCAGAGTCCTTGATCTCTCTCAAAGTAAACAAGAAGCTGTTGAGAGACCATCTTGAACAGAAGACTGGGAAAAAAGTATCACTCAAAGAGATCACCAATTtgcaaacaattatcaaaaacagATCAAAATGTCATGATGTTGCTAGCTTGGTAAAGAAACTCCTCATTGACCATG GAACAATAGTTGAATTGTTTGCATCAGAGGATAATGTTTTGCAAGGTTTGTTTTACCAGGACAAGGAAATGCtgcaaaactttgaaaattaCCCAGAAATTCTCTTCATTGATTCTACATTTAAGGTGAATAATCTAAGAATGCCTTTATATGTCTTTCTTGTTGAAGACAGTATGGGACAGTCAGAAATTGCTGGACTTTGTTTCTTAGCAGCTGAAGAACAGCAGCTTGTTGATCACATGGGGAACCTATTCAAAAAATTTAATCCATCatatcagaaaatgaaaatgataatgGCTGATAAAGACTTTATTGAAAGAGAGACATTCAGATCAGTTTTTCCTCATAGTTCTCTACTAATTTGTAGATTTCATGTACTGAAAATATTGGTATTGTAA